The Penaeus chinensis breed Huanghai No. 1 chromosome 39, ASM1920278v2, whole genome shotgun sequence genome has a segment encoding these proteins:
- the LOC125046757 gene encoding uncharacterized protein LOC125046757 isoform X2: protein MASQDCQVCLERYDDEARKPRCLSCGHTLCTLCLSDIIDRGTLYCPFCRVSHVTPVTRAEDVPVNYTLVSLLQDSGLSMAPRSSEALLTVVKNEAIERTTGQLVICNCHLARLKDLQQRLGAQTKLQEKHIHALRSLLARHEEHLRDLTDASAQTRETVGEGEGWKRALELSQARVNCASSLLEVTAVHQEDGALEASVKGWSEKAYELLKTQVVQAAEEMESLTRVALEAVVERSMTTTASAVTPTKYQVTYESDKSLLLSELLRKARVVGSEVWAVLDEDGRPRCAKVTQVDGRIFLHALMEGTPPIYTHTVPYEDVRNLVDESCIRTFLELSWAGKVQGRITIRLLNATCRCLQFFYLCSGERGPSYANTRLLEAEARGQSGERVWGGDYQNNDGSGGAALPGLTMGELSSQSVTAGLVAGFCYSHEHRNPSHFVIYNNDCPVLYEESPLGRVVEGLEFVRSAARLPDVKDAVVSDCGLVLT, encoded by the exons ATGGCCTCCCAGGACTGCCAAGTTTGTCTGGAGCGTTACGACGACGAGGCGCGGAAGCCCCGATGCCTCAGCTGCGGCCACACGCTCTGCACCCTCTGCTTGTCGGACATCATCGACAGAGGGACTCTCTACTGCCCTTTCTGTAGGGTCAGTCACGTTACCCCCGTCACCAGAGCGGAGGACGTGCCGGTCAACTACACCCTGGTGAGCCTCCTGCAGGATTCCGGCCTGTCGATGGCGCCTCGCAGCTCGGAGGCCCTCCTGACCGTGGTCAAGAACGAGGCCATCGAGAGGACGACCGGCCAGCTGGTCATCTGCAACTGTCACCTGGCGCGCCTTAAGGACCTCCAGCAGAGACTCGGCGCGCAGACGAAGCTGCAGGAGAAGCATATCCACGCCCTGCGCTCCCTGCTGGCGCGCCACGAGGAGCACCTGCGGGACCTCACTGACGCATCCGCCCAGACGAGGGAGACcgtgggcgagggcgagggctgGAAGAGGGCGCTGGAGCTGAGCCAGGCGCGGGTAAACTGCGCGTCCTCGCTGCTGGAGGTGACGGCGGTCCACCAGGAGGACGGCGCCCTCGAGGCCTCTGTGAAGGGCTGGAGTGAGAAGGCCTACGAGCTTCTGAAGACGCAGGTCGTCCAGGCTGCTGAAGAG ATGGAGAGCCTGACACGAGTAGCTTTAGAGGCTGTCGTGGAGAGGAGTATGACCACAACGGCATCAGCTGTCACTCCTACTAAATATCAA GTTACCTACGAGTCGGACAAATCTCTACTTCTAAGTGAGCTTCTGAGGAAGGCGCGGGTGGTGGGAAGCGAGGTGTGGGCGGTGTTGGACGAGGATGGGCGGCCTCGGTGTGCTAAGGTCACTCAGGTGGACGGCAGGATTTTCCTCCACGCCCTCATGGAAGGGACGCCCCCCATCTACACCCACACCGTGCCC TATGAAGACGTGCGAAACCTGGTGGACGAGAGCTGCATAAGGACCTTCCTGGAACTCTCCTGGGCGGGTAAAGTGCAAGGACGGATTACCATACGCCTATTGAACGCTACGTGTCGGTGTCTCCAGTTCTTCTACCTGTGCTCGGGAGAACGCGGCCCTTCGTACGCCAACACCCGCCTGCTGGAGGCGGAGGCCCGGGGCCAGTccggggagagggtgtgggggggagacTACCAGAACAACGACGGCAGCGGGGGGGCGGCTCTCCCTGGCCTGACCATGGGGGAGCTCTCGTCGCAGAGCGTCACCGCGGGCCTCGTCGCCGGCTTCTGCTACAGCCACGAGCACCGGAACCCTTCGCACTTCGTCATCTACAACAACGACTGCCCCGTCCTGTACGAGGAGAGTCCGCTGGGGAGAGTGGTAGAGGGCCTGGAATTCGTCAGGAGCGCTGCGAGGCTGCCGGATGTGAAGGACGCAGTCGTGAGTGATTGTGGATTAGTGCTGACGTAG
- the LOC125046757 gene encoding uncharacterized protein LOC125046757 isoform X1: protein MASQDCQVCLERYDDEARKPRCLSCGHTLCTLCLSDIIDRGTLYCPFCRVSHVTPVTRAEDVPVNYTLVSLLQDSGLSMAPRSSEALLTVVKNEAIERTTGQLVICNCHLARLKDLQQRLGAQTKLQEKHIHALRSLLARHEEHLRDLTDASAQTRETVGEGEGWKRALELSQARVNCASSLLEVTAVHQEDGALEASVKGWSEKAYELLKTQVVQAAEEMESLTRVALEAVVERSMTTTASAVTPTKYQIESLTSVAFGTVLEMGMTTAASGVTPTKCQVTYESDKSLLLSELLRKARVVGSEVWAVLDEDGRPRCAKVTQVDGRIFLHALMEGTPPIYTHTVPYEDVRNLVDESCIRTFLELSWAGKVQGRITIRLLNATCRCLQFFYLCSGERGPSYANTRLLEAEARGQSGERVWGGDYQNNDGSGGAALPGLTMGELSSQSVTAGLVAGFCYSHEHRNPSHFVIYNNDCPVLYEESPLGRVVEGLEFVRSAARLPDVKDAVVSDCGLVLT, encoded by the exons ATGGCCTCCCAGGACTGCCAAGTTTGTCTGGAGCGTTACGACGACGAGGCGCGGAAGCCCCGATGCCTCAGCTGCGGCCACACGCTCTGCACCCTCTGCTTGTCGGACATCATCGACAGAGGGACTCTCTACTGCCCTTTCTGTAGGGTCAGTCACGTTACCCCCGTCACCAGAGCGGAGGACGTGCCGGTCAACTACACCCTGGTGAGCCTCCTGCAGGATTCCGGCCTGTCGATGGCGCCTCGCAGCTCGGAGGCCCTCCTGACCGTGGTCAAGAACGAGGCCATCGAGAGGACGACCGGCCAGCTGGTCATCTGCAACTGTCACCTGGCGCGCCTTAAGGACCTCCAGCAGAGACTCGGCGCGCAGACGAAGCTGCAGGAGAAGCATATCCACGCCCTGCGCTCCCTGCTGGCGCGCCACGAGGAGCACCTGCGGGACCTCACTGACGCATCCGCCCAGACGAGGGAGACcgtgggcgagggcgagggctgGAAGAGGGCGCTGGAGCTGAGCCAGGCGCGGGTAAACTGCGCGTCCTCGCTGCTGGAGGTGACGGCGGTCCACCAGGAGGACGGCGCCCTCGAGGCCTCTGTGAAGGGCTGGAGTGAGAAGGCCTACGAGCTTCTGAAGACGCAGGTCGTCCAGGCTGCTGAAGAG ATGGAGAGCCTGACACGAGTAGCTTTAGAGGCTGTCGTGGAGAGGAGTATGACCACAACGGCATCAGCTGTCACTCCTACTAAATATCAA ATAGAGAGTCTAACCAGTGTGGCATTTGGAACTGTCCTGGAAATGGGTATGACCACAGCCGCATCAGGTGTCACGCCTACAAAGTGTCAG GTTACCTACGAGTCGGACAAATCTCTACTTCTAAGTGAGCTTCTGAGGAAGGCGCGGGTGGTGGGAAGCGAGGTGTGGGCGGTGTTGGACGAGGATGGGCGGCCTCGGTGTGCTAAGGTCACTCAGGTGGACGGCAGGATTTTCCTCCACGCCCTCATGGAAGGGACGCCCCCCATCTACACCCACACCGTGCCC TATGAAGACGTGCGAAACCTGGTGGACGAGAGCTGCATAAGGACCTTCCTGGAACTCTCCTGGGCGGGTAAAGTGCAAGGACGGATTACCATACGCCTATTGAACGCTACGTGTCGGTGTCTCCAGTTCTTCTACCTGTGCTCGGGAGAACGCGGCCCTTCGTACGCCAACACCCGCCTGCTGGAGGCGGAGGCCCGGGGCCAGTccggggagagggtgtgggggggagacTACCAGAACAACGACGGCAGCGGGGGGGCGGCTCTCCCTGGCCTGACCATGGGGGAGCTCTCGTCGCAGAGCGTCACCGCGGGCCTCGTCGCCGGCTTCTGCTACAGCCACGAGCACCGGAACCCTTCGCACTTCGTCATCTACAACAACGACTGCCCCGTCCTGTACGAGGAGAGTCCGCTGGGGAGAGTGGTAGAGGGCCTGGAATTCGTCAGGAGCGCTGCGAGGCTGCCGGATGTGAAGGACGCAGTCGTGAGTGATTGTGGATTAGTGCTGACGTAG